A single region of the Acidimicrobiia bacterium genome encodes:
- a CDS encoding nuclear transport factor 2 family protein, with protein sequence MTATSTARASIIEAATSYLDALVSHDSASVRLADDVRRIGNGKDIVAGADALRAVIEREPVGAITPPRWVVDGQHAAAVYDLEADLSRSTQSETFGPRDSWMPGYIAERFTVVDGLIADIEVVYAGTEAGRPRPPRPERYPRATGAGAPSRQQVIDVASAYLAALVSHDGSQVPFAPLAWRVENQHNSGNSGPDIAAALGIEIMHVITGVRDQNWYVEDDTAVVFYTIDVDLGRLPNAAADAAKSAKRLGERFRVCDGMIAEIEAVIPATDL encoded by the coding sequence ATGACGGCAACCAGCACCGCTCGCGCAAGCATCATCGAAGCCGCGACGTCGTATCTCGACGCGCTCGTGAGCCACGACTCGGCGAGCGTGCGCCTGGCGGACGACGTGCGGCGCATCGGGAACGGCAAGGACATCGTGGCGGGTGCCGACGCGCTGCGCGCGGTGATCGAGCGCGAGCCCGTCGGCGCGATCACTCCGCCGCGGTGGGTCGTCGACGGCCAACACGCCGCGGCCGTGTACGACCTCGAAGCCGACCTCAGCCGGTCCACTCAGAGCGAGACGTTCGGCCCGCGCGATTCATGGATGCCCGGTTACATCGCCGAGCGATTCACCGTCGTCGATGGCCTGATCGCCGACATCGAGGTGGTCTACGCCGGCACCGAAGCGGGGCGTCCGCGTCCTCCGCGACCGGAGCGCTACCCACGCGCCACCGGCGCCGGCGCTCCCTCACGTCAACAGGTGATCGATGTGGCCTCGGCGTATCTCGCCGCGCTCGTCAGTCACGACGGGAGTCAGGTGCCGTTCGCGCCGCTCGCATGGCGGGTTGAGAACCAGCACAACAGCGGCAACTCCGGACCGGACATCGCGGCCGCGTTGGGAATCGAGATCATGCACGTGATCACCGGTGTACGCGACCAGAATTGGTATGTCGAGGACGACACCGCGGTGGTCTTCTACACGATCGACGTCGACCTCGGCCGGCTCCCGAATGCGGCCGCCGACGCGGCGAAGAGCGCGAAACGACTGGGAGAGCGGTTCAGAGTGTGCGACGGCATGATCGCCGAGATCGAGGCCGTGATTCCCGCAACCGATCTCTGA
- a CDS encoding methylmalonyl-CoA mutase family protein produces MEEPRQAWRDEYERTPLRAVPFETMSGIPVEPVYGDAPFPGQFPYTRGPYASMYRSKPWTMRMFAGFGTAADTNERFRALLDAGATGLSTAFDLPTLMGRDSDDAWSVGEVGKAGVAVCTLPDMEDLFAGIDLGSVTTSMTINGPAAVLMAMYIAVGDRTGVPRAKLAGTIQNDILKEYQAQKEYLYPPRPSMRLVTDVMRFTTAEMPRWHPVSISGYHIREAGSTAAQELAFTLANGFAYVEAARAAGLEVDEFAPRLSFFFNSHIDFFEEIGKFRAARRIWARWMRDEYDAVDERSLRLRFHAQTSGASLTAQQPENNIARVALQGLAAVLGGAQSLHTDSFDEALALPSDKAARIALRTQQIIAEETGVAHVADPLGGSAYVEWMTDELERQAEEVFARVRDAGNGSMLEGVYAGIDDGYFVGEIADAAYRFESGVSSGTRVVIGVNAATDGNDGAPNTLYIGPEVEDLQLNRLVTVKERRTADEVAAALGRITIEAADSTVNLIPAFIDAVKADCTLGEISGALEGVFGSYREPATV; encoded by the coding sequence TTGGAAGAACCGCGCCAGGCATGGCGTGACGAGTACGAACGCACGCCGCTCCGTGCCGTCCCCTTCGAGACGATGTCCGGCATCCCGGTCGAACCGGTGTACGGCGACGCGCCGTTCCCCGGGCAGTTCCCGTATACGCGCGGACCGTACGCGTCGATGTACCGCTCGAAGCCGTGGACCATGCGGATGTTCGCCGGGTTCGGCACCGCAGCCGACACGAACGAGCGGTTCCGCGCCCTGCTCGACGCAGGCGCAACCGGGCTGTCGACCGCATTCGACCTGCCCACGCTGATGGGCCGCGACTCCGACGACGCGTGGTCGGTCGGAGAGGTCGGGAAAGCGGGCGTCGCGGTCTGCACGCTGCCCGACATGGAAGACCTGTTCGCCGGCATCGATCTCGGTTCCGTGACCACTTCGATGACGATCAACGGTCCGGCCGCGGTGCTGATGGCCATGTACATCGCGGTTGGCGACCGAACCGGCGTGCCTCGGGCGAAGCTCGCGGGCACCATCCAGAACGACATCTTGAAGGAGTACCAGGCGCAGAAGGAATACCTGTACCCGCCGCGTCCGTCGATGCGCCTCGTCACCGACGTGATGCGCTTCACCACCGCCGAGATGCCGCGGTGGCATCCAGTCTCGATCAGCGGGTACCACATCCGCGAGGCCGGGTCGACGGCAGCGCAGGAGCTGGCCTTCACGCTCGCGAACGGGTTCGCCTACGTGGAGGCGGCGCGCGCGGCCGGGCTGGAGGTCGACGAGTTCGCGCCCCGTCTGTCCTTCTTCTTCAACAGCCACATCGACTTCTTCGAGGAGATCGGGAAGTTCCGCGCCGCGCGGCGAATCTGGGCGCGCTGGATGCGCGACGAGTACGACGCGGTCGACGAGCGCTCGCTCCGGCTGCGCTTCCACGCGCAGACGTCGGGAGCGTCCCTCACCGCCCAACAGCCCGAGAACAACATCGCCCGCGTCGCGCTCCAAGGGCTCGCCGCAGTGCTGGGCGGCGCGCAGTCGCTGCACACCGACAGCTTCGACGAGGCGCTCGCGCTGCCGTCCGACAAAGCCGCGCGCATCGCGCTGCGCACCCAGCAGATCATCGCCGAGGAAACGGGCGTCGCCCACGTCGCAGATCCACTCGGCGGTTCCGCGTACGTGGAGTGGATGACCGACGAGCTGGAGCGTCAGGCCGAGGAGGTCTTCGCGCGGGTACGAGACGCCGGCAACGGGTCGATGCTCGAAGGCGTGTATGCGGGCATCGACGATGGTTACTTCGTCGGCGAGATCGCGGACGCCGCGTACCGCTTCGAGTCCGGCGTCTCGTCGGGTACACGCGTCGTCATCGGGGTCAACGCGGCAACCGACGGCAACGACGGCGCGCCGAACACGCTGTACATCGGGCCCGAGGTGGAGGATCTGCAACTGAACCGCCTCGTGACGGTCAAGGAACGGCGTACCGCCGACGAAGTCGCCGCCGCGCTCGGCAGGATCACCATTGAGGCAGCGGATTCCACCGTGAACCTCATACCCGCGTTCATCGACGCGGTGAAGGCCGACTGCACGCTCGGCGAGATCTCGGGAGCTCTCGAAGGCGTCTTCGGCAGCTACCGCGAACCCGCGACGGTCTGA